From a single Xiphophorus maculatus strain JP 163 A chromosome 5, X_maculatus-5.0-male, whole genome shotgun sequence genomic region:
- the ppa2 gene encoding inorganic pyrophosphatase 2, mitochondrial — translation MRSQLLRSSLGCLLTVFGPFPASCINKTVRQTAAAVPHLYYSRKMMHYQTEQRGHPNSPDYRIYFKTSDDKYISPFHDIPLIAESEQNDDVPAKKPKSENKVLYNMVVEVPRWSNAKMEIATKEPLNPIKQDVKKGKPRYVANIFPHKGYIWNYGALPQTWEDPNHKDKETNCCGDNDPIDVCDIGTQVCSPGQVIQVKVLGILAMIDEGEMDWKVIAINANDQDAEKLNCIEDVRKSRPGHLEATVEWFRKYKVPDGKPENQFGFNGEFKDKDFAVEIIKSTHEHWRALVQKQTNAGGIECKNLSCCNSPFQFSADEARAVVQSAPAFGSAHPVSAEVDKWHFV, via the exons ATGAGATCGCAGCTGCTCCGCTCCTCGCTCGGCTGCTTGCTGACTGTTTTCGGCCCTTTTCCCGCTTCCTGTATTAATAAAACAGTcagacaaactgcagcagctgtgcCACATTTGTATTATTCCAGAAAAATGATGCACTATCAAACGGAGCAGAGAGGACACCCGAATTCTCCAGACTACCgcatttatttta AAACCTCTGATGACAAATACATTTCACCATTCCATGATATTCCACTTATAGCTGAGTCAGAGCAG AATGATGATGTGCCAGCAAAAAAACCTAAGAGTGAGAATAAG GTGCTGTACAACATGGTGGTTGAGGTCCCTCGGTGGTCAAATGCTAAAATGGAA ATTGCAACAAAGGAGCCACTGAATCCCATCAAGCAAGACGTGAAGAAGGGAAAACCCAGATATGTGGCCAACATTTTTCCTCATAAAGGATACATTTGGAACTATGGGGCACTGCCACAG ACCTGGGAGGATCCCAACCATAAAGACAAAGAAACTAACTGCTGTGGTGACAATGACCCCATTGATGTTTGTGACATCGGCACCCAG GTTTGCTCCCCAGGTCAGGTGATCCAAGTGAAAGTTCTGGGCATCCTGGCAATGATTGATGAGGGAGAGATGGACTGGAAGGTCATCGCCATCAATGCAAATGATCAAGATGCAGAAAAGCTCAACT GTATAGAAGATGTTCGGAAGAGCCGACCAGGTCATTTGGAGGCTACTGTTGAGTGGTTCAGGAAATACAAGGTACCCGATGGAAAGCCAGAAAACCAGTTTGGATTCAACGGGGAATTCAAAGACAAG GATTTTGCAGTTGAGATCATTAAGTCCACCCATGAGCACTGGAGGGCACTTGTGCAGAAGCAAACAAATGCTGGAGGGATTGAGTG caaGAACCTGTCCTGCTGCAACAGTCCTTTCCAGTTCAGCGCCGATGAGGCCAGAGCTGTCGTTCAGTCG
- the arhgef38 gene encoding rho guanine nucleotide exchange factor 38 isoform X1 has product MDPREAGGGEKDKERQIKRKNRPVFLRYLERRKTDTIVVDDMAKGDINLGTLVRRSQSDKTEYSAKIKDKLMPLDLSALPSPVLDVEEIWSRKMSRRAKVIKELVQTEKDYLTDLELCIREVVQPLRVLQVVDVDRLFTNMETVCEVSAALLNRLHVAMSDPDPEAVVIGEVFIQAKAALEDVYKIYCYHHDDANMSLKAYEKEEQIKQHFTICILALKKIYDQEGKPNLLDMGSLLIKPVQRIMKYPLLLGELWQATPEDHIDYLPLQEALTAAKIINVNINEFRRRKDIVMKYKRLENDEGTLRGKLNKINIHSLRKKGDRFAGYLKILTGVEPQVRDEVFDKEEKLFRSLEKAVRQLAKNVNCYVQYTQEMVPVAVQNVKDMENIITDPSKADTNGSSHKNGKDPYKYFKERMEELVLLPLTSLQGMFTAPQKLIQKRYDKLLDYCCRLERSSSFASSSSTTVSSTASPASDAPPGPAKRDYEAINALLVDELQRFNMAAYTILTNCVLCLVALLRGLMVCALVGAPAVHQLPPPLSNMVEVQNSIMDELNNLTFVKDNAQKLMERKVSFERQRDKKTVVQEVQHQTEEQRAWLLAEYPPNRLYQLKRKCNGCQEQDLSLLEGELVALLEDTDPLGSSSRWLVHNGGDKGYVYSTFLKQYNPLRDSQRANQKAKEQQQPPVITYEDFDDLSLFVSPSSSSMRSLSLNTTDSSSTLSGLQGELENAEEPEESVDDDTQQYYAVYAFHARCEQELSLQEYQHVRILQFCDLGGNKQWWLAEANGQKGYVPANYLGRMSYA; this is encoded by the exons ATGGATCCCAGGGAGGCCGGTGGGGGTGAGAAGGACAAGGAAagacagataaaaagaaaaaaccggCCTGTGTTCCTGCGGTACCTGGAGAGGAGAAAGACGGACACTATAGTGGTCGATGACATGGCCAAAGGTGACATCAACCTGGGGACGCTGGTGAGGAGGAGTCAGTCTGACAAGACGGAGTACAGCGCTAAAATTAAAG ACAAATTGATGCCACTTGACCTGTCAGCTCTTCCCTCTCCGGTGCTGGACGTGGAAGAGATTTGGTCCAGGAAGATGAGCCGCAGGGCGAAAGTGATAAAAGAACTTGTGCAAACTGAAAAGGACTACCTCACTGACTTGGAACTGTGCATCAGAGAAGTCGTCCAGCCTCTGCGAGTGTTACAG GTTGTTGACGTAGACCGACTTTTCACCAACATGGAGACGGTGTGTGAGGTGTCTGCCGCTCTTCTTAACAGATTGCACGTGGCCATGTCTGACCCAGATCCAGAAGCAGTCGTCATAG ggGAAGTGTTTATTCAGGCAAAGGCAGCTTTAGAAGATGTATATAAGATTTATTGTTACCACCATGACGATGCCAACATGTCTTTGAAAGCCTATGAGAAGGAGGAACAGATAAAGCAGCATTTTACTATATGCATCTTAGCATTGAA aaaAATCTATGACCAAGA AGGAAAACCCAATTTGTTGGACATGGGCTCCCTGCTGATCAAACCAGTCCAGAGGATCATGAAGTACCCATTGCTTCTGGGGGAACTTTGGCAGGCCACCCCTGAAGACCACATAGACTATCTGCCCCTGCAGGAGGCGCTCACCGCTGCCAAGATCATAAATGTTAACATCAATGAGTTCAGGAGACGGAAAGACATAG TTATGAAGTACAAGAGGTTAGAAAACGATGAAGGCACGCTGAGGGGCAAGCTAAACAAGATTAACATCCACTCTCTCCGGAAGAAAGGAGACAGGTTTGCAGGATATCTGAAGATTCTCACTGGAGTAGAACCACAG GTGAGAGATGAAGTGTTTGATAAGGAAGAGAAACTGTTCAGGAGTTTGGAAAAAGCTGTGAGGCAACTGGCCAAGAATGTTAACTGTTATGTGCAATACACTCAG GAGATGGTGCCTGTTGCTGTTCAGAACGTGAAGGACATGGAAAACATTATTACGGATCCAAGCAAAGCAGACACAAATGGCTCGTCACACAAGAATGGCAAAGATCCTTATAAGTACTTT AAAGAGCGAATGGAGGAGTTGGTTCTGCTGCCCCTCACCTCTCTGCAGGGCATGTTCACGGCTCCGCAGAAGCTCATCCAGAAGCGTTATGACAAGCTGCTGGACTACTGCTGCCGCTTGGAACGCTCCTCCTCTTTTGCTTCCTCATCCTCCACCACTGTGTCCTCCACCGCCTCACCAGCATCAGATGCGCCTCCTGGTCCTGCCAAGAGAGACTATGAAGCCATCAATGCTTTGCTAGTAGATGAGTTGCAGAGGTTCAACATGGCGGCTTATACTATCCTGACAAACTGCGTGCTGTGTCTGGTGGCCCTGCTCAGAGGACTGATGGTTTGCGCTTTGGTTGGAGCTCCGGCTGTTCACCAGCTGCCT CCTCCATTGTCAAACATGGTTGAAGTGCAGAACAGCATTATGGATGAGCTGAACAATCTGACATTTGTGAAGGATAATGCTCAGAAGTTAATGGAGAGAAAAGTCAGCTTTGAGAGGCAACGAGACAAAAAAACAGTG GTGCAGGAGGTGCAGCATCAAACAGAGGAACAGCGCGCCTGGCTGCTGGCGGAGTACCCACCGAACCGCCTCTACCAGCTGAAGAGGAAGTGTAATGGCTGTCAGGAGCAGGACCTCAGCCTGCTGGAGGGAGAGCTGGTGGCCTTGTTGGAGGATACAGACCCTTTAGGCAGCAGCAGCCGTTGGCTGGTGCACAACGGag GTGACAAAGGCTATGTCTACTCCACGTTCCTGAAGCAGTACAACCCTCTGAGGGACTCCCAGCGGGCAAACCAGAAGGccaaagagcagcagcagcctcctGTCATCACATATGAGGACTTTGACGATCTCAGCCTGTTTGTGtcacccagcagcagcagcatgcgTAGCCTCAGCCTGAACACCACAGACAGCAGCTCAACCCTCTCAGGTCTGCAGGGAGAGCTGGAGAACGCTGAAGAACCGGAAGAGTCGGTGGATGATGACACCCAACAG TATTATGCCGTTTATGCATTTCACGCACGCTGTGAACAGGAGCTGTCCCTGCAGGAGTACCAGCACGTCCGCATACTCCAGTTCTGTGACCTGGGCGGAAACAAACAGTGGTGGTTGGCTGAGGCCAATGGACAGAAGGGATACGTCCCTGCTAACTACCTTGGCAGAATGTCATATGCATGA
- the arhgef38 gene encoding rho guanine nucleotide exchange factor 38 isoform X2 yields the protein MPLDLSALPSPVLDVEEIWSRKMSRRAKVIKELVQTEKDYLTDLELCIREVVQPLRVLQVVDVDRLFTNMETVCEVSAALLNRLHVAMSDPDPEAVVIGEVFIQAKAALEDVYKIYCYHHDDANMSLKAYEKEEQIKQHFTICILALKKIYDQEGKPNLLDMGSLLIKPVQRIMKYPLLLGELWQATPEDHIDYLPLQEALTAAKIINVNINEFRRRKDIVMKYKRLENDEGTLRGKLNKINIHSLRKKGDRFAGYLKILTGVEPQVRDEVFDKEEKLFRSLEKAVRQLAKNVNCYVQYTQEMVPVAVQNVKDMENIITDPSKADTNGSSHKNGKDPYKYFKERMEELVLLPLTSLQGMFTAPQKLIQKRYDKLLDYCCRLERSSSFASSSSTTVSSTASPASDAPPGPAKRDYEAINALLVDELQRFNMAAYTILTNCVLCLVALLRGLMVCALVGAPAVHQLPPPLSNMVEVQNSIMDELNNLTFVKDNAQKLMERKVSFERQRDKKTVVQEVQHQTEEQRAWLLAEYPPNRLYQLKRKCNGCQEQDLSLLEGELVALLEDTDPLGSSSRWLVHNGGDKGYVYSTFLKQYNPLRDSQRANQKAKEQQQPPVITYEDFDDLSLFVSPSSSSMRSLSLNTTDSSSTLSGLQGELENAEEPEESVDDDTQQYYAVYAFHARCEQELSLQEYQHVRILQFCDLGGNKQWWLAEANGQKGYVPANYLGRMSYA from the exons ATGCCACTTGACCTGTCAGCTCTTCCCTCTCCGGTGCTGGACGTGGAAGAGATTTGGTCCAGGAAGATGAGCCGCAGGGCGAAAGTGATAAAAGAACTTGTGCAAACTGAAAAGGACTACCTCACTGACTTGGAACTGTGCATCAGAGAAGTCGTCCAGCCTCTGCGAGTGTTACAG GTTGTTGACGTAGACCGACTTTTCACCAACATGGAGACGGTGTGTGAGGTGTCTGCCGCTCTTCTTAACAGATTGCACGTGGCCATGTCTGACCCAGATCCAGAAGCAGTCGTCATAG ggGAAGTGTTTATTCAGGCAAAGGCAGCTTTAGAAGATGTATATAAGATTTATTGTTACCACCATGACGATGCCAACATGTCTTTGAAAGCCTATGAGAAGGAGGAACAGATAAAGCAGCATTTTACTATATGCATCTTAGCATTGAA aaaAATCTATGACCAAGA AGGAAAACCCAATTTGTTGGACATGGGCTCCCTGCTGATCAAACCAGTCCAGAGGATCATGAAGTACCCATTGCTTCTGGGGGAACTTTGGCAGGCCACCCCTGAAGACCACATAGACTATCTGCCCCTGCAGGAGGCGCTCACCGCTGCCAAGATCATAAATGTTAACATCAATGAGTTCAGGAGACGGAAAGACATAG TTATGAAGTACAAGAGGTTAGAAAACGATGAAGGCACGCTGAGGGGCAAGCTAAACAAGATTAACATCCACTCTCTCCGGAAGAAAGGAGACAGGTTTGCAGGATATCTGAAGATTCTCACTGGAGTAGAACCACAG GTGAGAGATGAAGTGTTTGATAAGGAAGAGAAACTGTTCAGGAGTTTGGAAAAAGCTGTGAGGCAACTGGCCAAGAATGTTAACTGTTATGTGCAATACACTCAG GAGATGGTGCCTGTTGCTGTTCAGAACGTGAAGGACATGGAAAACATTATTACGGATCCAAGCAAAGCAGACACAAATGGCTCGTCACACAAGAATGGCAAAGATCCTTATAAGTACTTT AAAGAGCGAATGGAGGAGTTGGTTCTGCTGCCCCTCACCTCTCTGCAGGGCATGTTCACGGCTCCGCAGAAGCTCATCCAGAAGCGTTATGACAAGCTGCTGGACTACTGCTGCCGCTTGGAACGCTCCTCCTCTTTTGCTTCCTCATCCTCCACCACTGTGTCCTCCACCGCCTCACCAGCATCAGATGCGCCTCCTGGTCCTGCCAAGAGAGACTATGAAGCCATCAATGCTTTGCTAGTAGATGAGTTGCAGAGGTTCAACATGGCGGCTTATACTATCCTGACAAACTGCGTGCTGTGTCTGGTGGCCCTGCTCAGAGGACTGATGGTTTGCGCTTTGGTTGGAGCTCCGGCTGTTCACCAGCTGCCT CCTCCATTGTCAAACATGGTTGAAGTGCAGAACAGCATTATGGATGAGCTGAACAATCTGACATTTGTGAAGGATAATGCTCAGAAGTTAATGGAGAGAAAAGTCAGCTTTGAGAGGCAACGAGACAAAAAAACAGTG GTGCAGGAGGTGCAGCATCAAACAGAGGAACAGCGCGCCTGGCTGCTGGCGGAGTACCCACCGAACCGCCTCTACCAGCTGAAGAGGAAGTGTAATGGCTGTCAGGAGCAGGACCTCAGCCTGCTGGAGGGAGAGCTGGTGGCCTTGTTGGAGGATACAGACCCTTTAGGCAGCAGCAGCCGTTGGCTGGTGCACAACGGag GTGACAAAGGCTATGTCTACTCCACGTTCCTGAAGCAGTACAACCCTCTGAGGGACTCCCAGCGGGCAAACCAGAAGGccaaagagcagcagcagcctcctGTCATCACATATGAGGACTTTGACGATCTCAGCCTGTTTGTGtcacccagcagcagcagcatgcgTAGCCTCAGCCTGAACACCACAGACAGCAGCTCAACCCTCTCAGGTCTGCAGGGAGAGCTGGAGAACGCTGAAGAACCGGAAGAGTCGGTGGATGATGACACCCAACAG TATTATGCCGTTTATGCATTTCACGCACGCTGTGAACAGGAGCTGTCCCTGCAGGAGTACCAGCACGTCCGCATACTCCAGTTCTGTGACCTGGGCGGAAACAAACAGTGGTGGTTGGCTGAGGCCAATGGACAGAAGGGATACGTCCCTGCTAACTACCTTGGCAGAATGTCATATGCATGA
- the ints12 gene encoding integrator complex subunit 12 isoform X1 encodes MSGPVSLELDPLFLKGLSYLHSKSKDSAEKLKALLDESLARGSDSSYRSLQKEVEVSKVSVSKLSLSKQDSKSSGSSSNSSSGSSKSSSEKSKKDVEKRPSEKQVRVDLSEVDPPKKPRLEKQENRSSPITVQTSKDLLPNISDYDETNADDFAMEMGLACVVCRQMTVTMGNQLVECQECHNLYHQECHRPQVTDKEVNDPRLVWYCARCTRQMKRMAQKPPQKPSPASASSTPVVKDTVVKKTDLKLKTDTTNTFQAFKRTEVKPPATSANPTSTNSSSPGSGLTGWAAFGAKTNPSAPATSKLSSSGPSGSSKTLTAPSGQKPVGLSGLAGAKSGLGAKVTGSSTGNGSSQATLKPPPPLNLGKQTLSRSSSGESQGKGSSSSGAGSPSSSQAAAGGNGGNNGGNGNNGNGSKGTPTSQESQLHAMKRLQILKKKTAQKKLKK; translated from the exons ATGTCTGGACCTGTCAGCTTGGAGTTGGATCCACTCTTTCTAAAGGGACTGAGTTATCTGCACTCAAAGAGCAAAGATTCAGCCGAGAAACTCAAAGCTCTGCTCGACGAGTCCCTAGCAAGAGGAAGTGACTCGTCCTACCGGTCCTTGCAGAAA GAGGTGGAGGTGTCAAAGGTGTCTGTGTCCAAGCTGAGCTTGAGTAAACAAGATTCCAAGTCATCAGGTTCGTCTTCTAACAGCAGCAGTGGAAGCAGCAAATCCAGCTCTGAGAAGAGCAAGAAAGATGTGGAGAAAAGGCCATCAGAAAAG cagGTCAGGGTTGACCTCAGTGAAGTGGATCCCCCGAAAAAGCCTCGCCTGGAGAAACAGGAGAATCGTTCCTCTCCCATCACTGTTCAGACGAGCAAAGACCTGCTGCCAAACATAAGTGACTATGATGAGACTAATGCTGACGACTTTGCCATGGAGATGGGTCTGGCTTGTGTGGTTTGCAG ACAAATGACTGTAACCATGGGAAATCAGTTAGTGGAGTGCCAGGAGTGTCATAATCTCTATCACCAAGAGTGTCATAGACCTCAAGTGACGGATAAAGAAGTTAACGACCCCCGGCTCGTGTGGTACTGCGCTCGCTGCACCAGGCAAATGAAACGCATG gCCCAGAAACCTCCACAGAAACCTTCCCCTGCGTCCGCATCATCCACACCTGTTGTAAAAGACACTGTGGTGAAGAAGACTGACCTCAAACTAAAAACCGATACGACCAACACCTTCCAAGCTTTCAAAAGAACAGAAGTGAAG CCTCCGGCCACATCAGCCAACCCCACCAGTACCAACTCCTCCTCCCCAGGCAGTGGTCTCACTGGCTGGGCTGCGTTTGGTGCCAAAACAAACCCGTCTGCTCCTGCCACTTCCAAACTTTCCTCCTCCGGCCCGAGCGGGAGCAGCAAGACTTTGACAGCTCCCTCCGGTCAGAAACCAGTGGGTTTGTCAGGACTAGCAGGAGCCAAATCGGGACTTGGTGCAAAGGTTACTGGGAGCAGCACTGGAAACGGCTCCAGCCAGGCAACTCTGAAACCTCCCCCACCTCTAAATCTAGGTAAGCAGACACTTAGCCGCTCATCTAGCGGTGAGAGTCAAGGGAAAGGCTCTTCTTCATCTGGAGCAGGTTCACCAAGCAGCTCACAGGCGGCGGCTGGGGGGAACGGAGGGAATAATGGAGGTAATGGAAACAATGGGAACGGCTCAAAGGGCACACCGACTTCTCAGGAGTCCCAGCTTCATGCCATGAAACGCCTGCAGatcttgaagaaaaaaacagctcagaagaaactgaagaaataa
- the ints12 gene encoding integrator complex subunit 12 isoform X2: MSGPVSLELDPLFLKGLSYLHSKSKDSAEKLKALLDESLARGSDSSYRSLQKEVEVSKVSVSKLSLSKQDSKSSGSSSNSSSGSSKSSSEKSKKDVEKRPSEKVRVDLSEVDPPKKPRLEKQENRSSPITVQTSKDLLPNISDYDETNADDFAMEMGLACVVCRQMTVTMGNQLVECQECHNLYHQECHRPQVTDKEVNDPRLVWYCARCTRQMKRMAQKPPQKPSPASASSTPVVKDTVVKKTDLKLKTDTTNTFQAFKRTEVKPPATSANPTSTNSSSPGSGLTGWAAFGAKTNPSAPATSKLSSSGPSGSSKTLTAPSGQKPVGLSGLAGAKSGLGAKVTGSSTGNGSSQATLKPPPPLNLGKQTLSRSSSGESQGKGSSSSGAGSPSSSQAAAGGNGGNNGGNGNNGNGSKGTPTSQESQLHAMKRLQILKKKTAQKKLKK; encoded by the exons ATGTCTGGACCTGTCAGCTTGGAGTTGGATCCACTCTTTCTAAAGGGACTGAGTTATCTGCACTCAAAGAGCAAAGATTCAGCCGAGAAACTCAAAGCTCTGCTCGACGAGTCCCTAGCAAGAGGAAGTGACTCGTCCTACCGGTCCTTGCAGAAA GAGGTGGAGGTGTCAAAGGTGTCTGTGTCCAAGCTGAGCTTGAGTAAACAAGATTCCAAGTCATCAGGTTCGTCTTCTAACAGCAGCAGTGGAAGCAGCAAATCCAGCTCTGAGAAGAGCAAGAAAGATGTGGAGAAAAGGCCATCAGAAAAG GTCAGGGTTGACCTCAGTGAAGTGGATCCCCCGAAAAAGCCTCGCCTGGAGAAACAGGAGAATCGTTCCTCTCCCATCACTGTTCAGACGAGCAAAGACCTGCTGCCAAACATAAGTGACTATGATGAGACTAATGCTGACGACTTTGCCATGGAGATGGGTCTGGCTTGTGTGGTTTGCAG ACAAATGACTGTAACCATGGGAAATCAGTTAGTGGAGTGCCAGGAGTGTCATAATCTCTATCACCAAGAGTGTCATAGACCTCAAGTGACGGATAAAGAAGTTAACGACCCCCGGCTCGTGTGGTACTGCGCTCGCTGCACCAGGCAAATGAAACGCATG gCCCAGAAACCTCCACAGAAACCTTCCCCTGCGTCCGCATCATCCACACCTGTTGTAAAAGACACTGTGGTGAAGAAGACTGACCTCAAACTAAAAACCGATACGACCAACACCTTCCAAGCTTTCAAAAGAACAGAAGTGAAG CCTCCGGCCACATCAGCCAACCCCACCAGTACCAACTCCTCCTCCCCAGGCAGTGGTCTCACTGGCTGGGCTGCGTTTGGTGCCAAAACAAACCCGTCTGCTCCTGCCACTTCCAAACTTTCCTCCTCCGGCCCGAGCGGGAGCAGCAAGACTTTGACAGCTCCCTCCGGTCAGAAACCAGTGGGTTTGTCAGGACTAGCAGGAGCCAAATCGGGACTTGGTGCAAAGGTTACTGGGAGCAGCACTGGAAACGGCTCCAGCCAGGCAACTCTGAAACCTCCCCCACCTCTAAATCTAGGTAAGCAGACACTTAGCCGCTCATCTAGCGGTGAGAGTCAAGGGAAAGGCTCTTCTTCATCTGGAGCAGGTTCACCAAGCAGCTCACAGGCGGCGGCTGGGGGGAACGGAGGGAATAATGGAGGTAATGGAAACAATGGGAACGGCTCAAAGGGCACACCGACTTCTCAGGAGTCCCAGCTTCATGCCATGAAACGCCTGCAGatcttgaagaaaaaaacagctcagaagaaactgaagaaataa